From Armatimonadota bacterium, the proteins below share one genomic window:
- a CDS encoding thioredoxin family protein: MVADRLAVLGVVAAVVAVVWLGLRWRAARYRRRPATDLVRGRPLVLAFSTPDCVPCRTLQKPALLELQRRYPGQVDVREVDAAADPALAGRFGILTVPSTVLISGDGVVRAINQGAVGWERLAAQLELNGKGPRARMAARTAR; the protein is encoded by the coding sequence ATGGTCGCCGATCGCCTGGCCGTCCTGGGGGTGGTGGCGGCCGTCGTGGCCGTCGTCTGGCTGGGGCTGCGGTGGCGCGCGGCGCGTTACCGGCGCCGGCCGGCCACAGACCTGGTCCGGGGCCGCCCGCTGGTCCTGGCCTTTTCCACCCCCGACTGCGTGCCGTGCCGCACCCTCCAGAAGCCGGCCCTGCTGGAGCTGCAACGGCGCTACCCGGGGCAGGTGGACGTGCGGGAGGTGGACGCGGCGGCCGACCCCGCCCTGGCCGGCCGGTTCGGGATCCTGACCGTGCCCAGCACTGTGTTGATCTCCGGCGACGGGGTGGTGCGGGCCATCAACCAGGGGGCGGTGGGGTGGGAGCGGCTGGCCGCCCAGCTGGAGTTGAACGGGAAAGGACCCCGTGCTAGAATGGCCGCACGCACCGCGCGATGA
- the proS gene encoding proline--tRNA ligase has product MATEKETATRLPSKAENFSEWYTAVALRAELADYTPVRGFMAIRPYGYAIWEGIQAWLDRRFKDTGHQTAYFPLLVPESFLRKEAEHVQGFAPQVAWVTHGGDEPLAERLAVRPTSEAIILPMYARWIQSYRDLPVLLLQWNSVVRWEKSTRLFLRTAEFLWHEGHTAHRTAEDADRECRLILGIYRELLEDVLAIPVVVGTKPPSERFAGADITYTLEALMPDGQAIQAGTSHFLGQNFARAFEVKFLDADNREKYVWSTSWAVTTRLIGCLIMAHGDDRGLILPPRIAPYQVVIVPILGRDDERVLPAARALAAELGAEVRVRLDDRDAYTPGWKFHEWELRGVPVRLEVGPRDVEADQVVLVRRTGGGRQAVPRRQVAEEVRRALAEIQRELFDRARAYRDSHTTTAGSADEAAAALADVRGFVRVRWCRSQQCEDVLRERTGASPRVIPLDEEPEGACAVCGRPAQAWVYYARAY; this is encoded by the coding sequence GTGGCAACCGAAAAGGAGACGGCGACCCGCCTGCCGTCCAAAGCCGAGAATTTCAGCGAGTGGTACACGGCGGTGGCCCTGCGCGCCGAGCTGGCCGACTACACCCCGGTGCGCGGATTCATGGCCATCCGTCCCTACGGCTACGCCATCTGGGAGGGGATCCAGGCCTGGCTGGACCGCCGGTTCAAAGACACCGGTCACCAGACCGCCTACTTCCCCCTCCTGGTACCGGAGAGCTTCCTGCGCAAGGAAGCCGAGCACGTGCAGGGATTCGCCCCCCAGGTCGCCTGGGTGACCCACGGGGGGGACGAACCCCTCGCCGAGCGGCTGGCGGTGCGCCCGACATCGGAGGCGATCATTCTGCCCATGTACGCCCGGTGGATCCAGTCCTATCGGGACCTGCCGGTGCTGCTGCTTCAGTGGAACAGCGTGGTCCGCTGGGAGAAGTCTACCCGGTTGTTCCTGCGCACCGCCGAGTTCCTGTGGCACGAGGGCCACACGGCCCACCGCACCGCCGAGGATGCTGACCGGGAGTGCCGGCTGATCCTGGGCATCTACCGGGAGCTGCTGGAGGACGTCCTGGCCATTCCCGTCGTGGTGGGGACCAAGCCGCCCAGCGAACGGTTTGCCGGCGCCGACATCACCTACACCCTCGAAGCCCTGATGCCCGACGGCCAGGCCATCCAGGCCGGCACATCGCACTTTTTGGGCCAGAATTTCGCGCGGGCGTTCGAGGTCAAGTTCCTGGACGCCGACAACCGGGAGAAATACGTGTGGTCCACGTCCTGGGCCGTGACCACGCGCCTGATCGGGTGCCTGATCATGGCCCACGGCGACGACCGCGGCCTGATCCTCCCCCCGCGCATCGCTCCCTACCAGGTGGTGATCGTGCCCATCCTGGGCAGAGACGATGAGCGCGTCCTGCCGGCCGCCCGGGCGCTGGCGGCCGAGCTGGGGGCCGAGGTGCGGGTGCGCCTGGACGACCGCGACGCCTATACCCCGGGGTGGAAGTTCCACGAGTGGGAGCTGCGGGGCGTGCCGGTGCGGCTGGAGGTGGGTCCGCGGGACGTGGAGGCCGACCAGGTGGTGCTGGTCCGGCGCACCGGAGGGGGGCGGCAGGCCGTCCCCCGCCGGCAGGTGGCCGAGGAGGTGCGGCGGGCCCTGGCCGAGATCCAGCGGGAGCTGTTCGACCGGGCCCGCGCCTACCGGGACAGCCACACCACCACCGCCGGTTCCGCCGACGAGGCGGCCGCGGCCCTGGCGGACGTGCGCGGGTTCGTGCGCGTGCGCTGGTGCCGGTCCCAGCAGTGCGAGGACGTGCTGCGGGAGCGTACCGGGGCCTCCCCGCGGGTGATTCCCCTGGACGAAGAGCCCGAGGGCGCCTGCGCGGTCTGCGGGCGGCCGGCCCAGGCCTGGGTCTATTACGCCCGCGCGTACTGA
- a CDS encoding DUF4395 domain-containing protein: protein MSTRVDHNAIKFTQVSLTVVAVGAFLADLPHLVGVLALVLAVGTARPQANLFRVLYQRVVLPRGWLRPHLVDDDPAPHRFAQGVGAALLAGAWGALAAGLAAPGWALALLVAVLAMVNVVANFCAGCFLYYQLRRLGVIRRAAEAK, encoded by the coding sequence ATGTCAACCCGGGTCGATCACAACGCCATCAAGTTCACGCAGGTGAGTCTCACGGTGGTGGCCGTCGGCGCCTTCCTGGCCGACCTGCCCCACCTGGTGGGGGTACTGGCTCTGGTCCTGGCCGTCGGCACGGCCCGGCCCCAGGCGAACCTGTTCCGTGTGCTGTACCAGCGGGTGGTCCTGCCCCGGGGATGGCTGCGGCCGCACCTGGTGGACGACGACCCCGCGCCTCACCGCTTCGCCCAGGGCGTGGGGGCCGCGCTGCTGGCGGGGGCGTGGGGGGCGCTGGCGGCGGGTCTGGCGGCACCGGGCTGGGCGCTGGCGCTGCTGGTGGCGGTCCTGGCCATGGTCAACGTGGTGGCCAACTTCTGCGCCGGGTGCTTCCTGTACTACCAGCTGCGCCGGCTGGGCGTGATCCGGCGGGCCGCCGAGGCCAAGTGA
- the ade gene encoding adenine deaminase — protein MDLATLIRVARGQQPADLLLSRARVVDVFAHRVVEADVLIAGERIAAVLPPGSTTHPSRERVDLAGRYLAPGLIDAHVHIESSLVNVPEYARAVVPRGTTTVIADPHEIANVLGMTGIRYMLDAAKFNPLSVFVMASSCVPAGPLESPGARLTAYDLESLLQDKWVLGLAEMMDYPGVLAADEEVLAKIRAAAGRPVDGHAPGLRGPDLDAYVAAGIGSDHECTTREEALDKLSRGMAIMIREATGARNLAELLPLVTPQTARRFMFCTDDRTPTHLLEDGHIDAMVRQAIALGADPLLAFQMATLNPAEHFGLRDRGAVAPGRRADLMVFDDLRAPRARLVYRSGRLVARDGELLPYHRPTVPPALPVSLSIRRSSLHFRIPAAGRRVRVIEIVPDQIVTGAGVDDAPLDGSEVVADPARDLLKLAVLERHTGSGRVGLGLVRGFGLRLGALASTVAHDAHNLIVVGCSDEAMRAAVEVILEMRGGLVAVAGREVARLPLPLAGLMSDQPIAAVADQFRRLRALASRMGSRLTDPFMTLSFLALSVVPELKLTDRGLVDVARGEIVPLFV, from the coding sequence GTGGACCTGGCGACCCTCATCCGCGTAGCCCGCGGCCAGCAGCCGGCCGACCTGCTACTCTCCCGCGCCCGGGTGGTGGACGTGTTCGCCCACCGGGTGGTAGAGGCCGACGTGCTCATCGCGGGGGAGCGCATCGCCGCCGTGCTGCCTCCCGGGAGCACCACCCACCCGTCCCGGGAGCGGGTGGATCTGGCCGGCCGCTACCTGGCGCCGGGACTCATTGACGCCCACGTGCACATCGAAAGTTCCCTGGTCAACGTGCCGGAGTACGCCCGTGCCGTGGTCCCCCGGGGCACCACCACGGTCATCGCCGACCCCCACGAGATCGCCAACGTCCTGGGGATGACCGGCATCCGCTACATGCTCGACGCCGCCAAGTTCAACCCCCTGTCGGTATTCGTGATGGCGTCCAGCTGCGTGCCGGCCGGTCCCCTGGAAAGCCCCGGCGCCCGCCTGACCGCCTACGACCTGGAGAGCCTCCTGCAGGACAAGTGGGTCCTGGGGCTGGCGGAGATGATGGACTATCCGGGCGTCCTGGCCGCCGACGAGGAGGTCCTGGCCAAGATCCGGGCGGCGGCCGGGCGGCCGGTGGACGGCCACGCCCCGGGCCTGCGGGGGCCCGACCTGGACGCCTACGTGGCCGCCGGCATCGGCTCCGACCACGAGTGCACCACCCGGGAGGAGGCCCTGGACAAGCTGTCCCGGGGGATGGCCATCATGATCCGGGAGGCCACGGGCGCCCGCAACCTGGCCGAGCTGCTGCCGCTGGTCACCCCGCAGACGGCGCGGCGCTTCATGTTCTGCACCGACGACCGCACCCCCACCCACCTGCTGGAGGACGGCCACATCGACGCCATGGTCCGCCAGGCCATCGCCCTGGGCGCCGATCCCCTGCTGGCATTTCAGATGGCCACCCTCAACCCCGCCGAGCACTTCGGGCTGCGGGACCGCGGGGCGGTGGCGCCGGGGCGGCGCGCCGACCTGATGGTCTTCGACGACCTGCGCGCCCCCCGGGCGCGGCTGGTGTACCGGTCGGGGCGGCTGGTGGCCCGGGACGGCGAGCTGCTGCCCTACCACCGCCCGACGGTCCCGCCCGCGCTGCCGGTATCCCTGAGCATCCGCCGTTCCAGCCTGCACTTCCGCATCCCGGCGGCGGGGAGGCGGGTGCGGGTGATCGAGATCGTCCCGGACCAGATCGTGACCGGGGCCGGTGTGGACGACGCCCCCCTGGACGGCAGCGAGGTGGTGGCCGATCCGGCCCGCGACCTGCTCAAGCTGGCGGTGCTGGAGCGCCACACCGGCAGCGGCCGGGTGGGGCTGGGGCTGGTGCGGGGGTTCGGCCTGCGGCTGGGAGCCCTGGCGTCCACCGTGGCCCACGACGCCCACAACCTGATCGTGGTGGGCTGCAGCGACGAGGCCATGCGGGCGGCGGTGGAGGTCATCCTGGAGATGCGGGGCGGGCTGGTAGCGGTGGCCGGGCGCGAGGTGGCGCGGCTGCCGCTGCCCCTCGCGGGGCTGATGTCCGACCAGCCCATTGCCGCCGTGGCCGACCAGTTCCGCCGGCTGCGGGCCCTGGCCTCCCGCATGGGGAGCCGGCTGACCGACCCGTTTATGACCCTGTCGTTCCTGGCCCTGTCGGTGGTCCCCGAGCTGAAGCTCACCGATCGCGGGCTGGTGGACGTGGCCCGCGGGGAGATCGTGCCCCTGTTCGTGTGA
- a CDS encoding phosphoribosyltransferase family protein, whose product MPHILPFKGQSTYELEIAGTVRTLPLIQVAPDTWIAYYYSLGDTEVIDRAARELAPRMRSCEIFVTTETKGIPLAHAIATYLGLLPYVVCRKEIRPFMLSPVSVRYKPITAKTEEELFIDGRDAMKLRGRRVGLVDDIVSTGETLKAMEELVRRAGGAVVARAALLLEGFERDDVHHLGILPIFKLMDDPSR is encoded by the coding sequence ATGCCGCACATCCTTCCGTTCAAGGGACAGTCGACCTACGAGCTGGAGATCGCCGGGACGGTGCGCACCCTGCCGCTGATCCAGGTCGCTCCGGACACGTGGATCGCCTACTACTACAGCCTGGGGGACACCGAGGTGATTGACCGGGCCGCCCGGGAACTGGCGCCCCGCATGCGCAGCTGCGAGATCTTCGTCACCACCGAGACCAAGGGCATCCCCCTGGCCCACGCCATCGCCACGTACCTGGGGCTGCTGCCCTACGTGGTGTGCCGCAAGGAGATCCGCCCGTTCATGCTGTCGCCGGTCTCGGTGCGCTACAAGCCCATCACCGCCAAGACCGAGGAAGAGCTGTTCATCGACGGCCGGGACGCCATGAAGCTGCGGGGCCGCCGGGTGGGGCTGGTGGACGACATCGTGAGCACCGGCGAGACCCTGAAGGCCATGGAGGAGCTGGTGCGGCGGGCCGGCGGCGCGGTGGTGGCCCGGGCGGCGCTGCTGCTGGAGGGGTTTGAGCGCGATGACGTCCATCACCTGGGCATCCTGCCGATTTTCAAGCTGATGGACGATCCCTCTCGCTGA
- a CDS encoding DUF475 domain-containing protein — protein MDLGAVFIILQLIYLEGILSIDNAAVLGAMVAHLPKDEPIPWPRILRVLHKPVHRILGGQRLAALKVGLLGAYLGRGTMLLIASWVVRNRWLLLVGGLYLIRLAADHLGMTPQEARDEAAAAAGHPVHRAGSGFWNVVLAVELADLAFSLDNVVAAVALSRNIYIIWTGVFIGIITMRFAAGIFVRLIERLPELEAAAYLLVLNIGVLLLLEDFFHIRPGDVQKFLMSLGIIGATILWGRLPALQQIGRSLRWLRRVLGLVSVAFTAALRPVAWAAGGALAAARAVAGLWPARQPAQPDRAPGDR, from the coding sequence ATGGACCTGGGGGCCGTTTTCATCATCCTCCAGCTCATCTACCTGGAGGGGATCCTCTCCATCGACAACGCCGCCGTCCTGGGGGCCATGGTCGCCCACCTGCCCAAGGATGAGCCCATCCCCTGGCCCCGGATCCTGCGCGTCCTGCACAAGCCCGTCCACCGCATTCTGGGAGGCCAGCGCCTGGCCGCCCTGAAGGTGGGCCTGCTGGGAGCGTACCTGGGCCGGGGCACGATGCTGCTCATCGCCTCGTGGGTGGTCCGCAACCGCTGGCTGCTGCTGGTGGGCGGGCTGTACCTGATCAGGCTGGCGGCAGACCACCTGGGCATGACACCCCAGGAGGCGCGGGACGAGGCGGCGGCCGCCGCCGGCCACCCGGTGCACCGGGCGGGGTCGGGGTTCTGGAACGTCGTCCTGGCGGTGGAGCTGGCCGACCTGGCGTTCAGCCTGGACAACGTGGTGGCGGCGGTGGCCCTGTCCCGGAACATCTACATCATCTGGACGGGCGTGTTCATCGGGATCATCACCATGCGGTTTGCCGCCGGCATCTTCGTGCGGCTGATCGAGCGGTTGCCTGAGCTGGAGGCCGCCGCCTACCTGCTGGTGCTGAACATCGGGGTGCTGTTGCTGCTGGAGGACTTCTTCCACATCCGCCCGGGCGACGTCCAGAAGTTCCTCATGTCCTTGGGCATCATCGGCGCCACCATCCTGTGGGGACGCCTGCCGGCCCTGCAGCAGATCGGTCGGTCCCTGCGCTGGTTGCGGCGGGTCCTGGGCCTGGTGTCGGTGGCGTTTACCGCCGCCCTCCGGCCGGTGGCGTGGGCGGCCGGCGGCGCGCTGGCGGCGGCGCGCGCGGTAGCCGGCCTGTGGCCCGCGCGTCAGCCGGCCCAGCCGGACCGCGCCCCCGGCGACCGCTGA